The genomic window GCGTCACCGAGGTCTACAAGCGCTACCTCGAAGGGCGCTTCCGCAAGGCCTTCGACCTGGTGGGCACGCCGCTGCGCATCGAGATGAAGACGGCGCACAACCCCTACGCCGACAAGGACGCGTAGGACGGATCGGCACACGAAAGGGGCCCATCGCCCCTTGTGTTCGTCCGTGGCGTCCCCATGTGGTACCTTCCATCCTCTTCAACTCAACTTCCGAACGGAACACGGAGAATATCGTGAGCAACAAAGGGCAACTCCTACAAGACCCGTTTTTGAACACTCTGCGCCGCGAGCACATCCCGGTGTCGATCTATCTGGTCAACGGCATCAAGCTGCAGGGGCAGGTCGAATCCTTCGACCAGTACGTCGTGCTGCTGCGCAACACGGTCACGCAAATGGTCTACAAGCACGCCATCTCGACCATCGTGCCGGGCCGCGCGGTCAATTTCAGCACCGCCGCCGAGACCGCCGAATCCGAGCAATAACCTCGTCTTGACGTTGTCCGGTCTGCGCAAGCAGCTCCTTGTCTTGTAGCAAACCGGCAACGAACGTCCCGCTGCACCCGACGTTGTCACCCGCTCCCGCCGCGCCCCGTACCGCCGCCGTCCTGGTGGGCGTCGACCTGGGCGCGCCGCACTTCGACCGCGACCTCGTCGAGCTGGGCCTGCTGGCCGAGACCGCCGGCATGCAGCCGGTGGCGCGCCTGACCTGCAAGCGCCCCGCGCCCGACGCCGCCCTGTTCGTGGGCAGCGGCAAGGCCGACGAAATCCGCCTGCTGGCCGCCGCCGAAGGCGCGCAGGAGGTGCTGTTCGACCAGGCGCTCTCGCCCGTGCAGCAGCGCAACCTGGAGCGCGCCATCGGCCTGCCGGTCAACGACCGCACGCTGCTCATCCTCGAGATCTTCGCCCAGCGCGCGCGCAGCCACGAGGGCAAGCTGCAGGTGGAGCTGGCGCGCCTGCAATACCTCAGCACCCGCCTGGTGCGCCGCTGGTCGCACCTGGAGCGCCAGCAGGGCGGCATCGGCGGGCGCGGCGGCCCGGGTGAGACGCAGATCGAGCTGGACCGGCGCATGATCGGCGAGGCCATCAAGCGCACCAAGGAGCGCCTCATCAAGGTCAAGCGCCAGCGCCAGACCCAGCGGCGCCAGCGCGAGCGGCGCCAGACTTTCAACATCTCGCTGGTGGGCTACACCAACGCCGGCAAGTCCAGCCTGTTCAACGCCCTGGTCAAGGCGCGCGCCTACGCGGCCGACCAGCTGTTTGCCACGCTGGACACCACCACGCGCCAGCTCTACCTGGGCGAGGCGGCGGGCTCGGCCTCGCTGTCGGACACCGTGGGCTTCATCCGCGACCTGCCGCACGGCCTGGTCGAGGCCTTCGAGGCCACGCTGCAGGAGGCGGCCGATGCCGACGTGCTGCTGCACGTGGTGGACGCCGCCAACCCCGCCTTTCCCGAGCAGATGGCCGAGGTGCAGCGCGTGCTGCACGAAATCGGCGCCCAGGACGTACCGCAGTTGGTGGTGTTCAACAAGCTGGACGCGCTGCCACCCGGCCAGCGCCCCGCCGCGCTGCAGGACGCGATGGACGTCGCCGGCCAGCCGCTGGCGCGCTTTTTCGTCAGCGCCCGCACGGGCGAAGGCCTGGGGCCGCTGCGCGAGGAACTGGCGCGCCGCGTGCAGGCCGCGGTGCAGGCGCGCAAAACCGCACCCGAGGGCGGCGCACATGCGATTGGGCACAATGGATGGATGAACAGCCGAGAAATCGACGAATGAAGCCACGTTTCAATGCCTTGCGTCCGGCGGGTTGGCCGGGCCGGATCCGGGGCATGTTCAACCTGAACGACCCGCAGTGGGGGCGCGGCGACGGGCCCGCCAACGCGGACGAACCTGCGCGCCCGGACGATCGGCGCGCCTCGCCCACCCCGCCGCCTCCGCCCCCGCAACCCCCGCGCGGCAACGGCTCCAACCAGGGTCCGCCCGACCTGGACGAGCTGTGGCGCGACTTCAACCGCAAGCTGGGCGGCCTGCTGGGCGGGCGTGGCGGCAATGGTGGCGGCGGCGGTGGCAATCGCCGTGGCGGCACGGGCGGCGGAGGCGACTTCCAGCCCGACATGAAAAACGCCGGGCTGGGCATCGGCGTGATTGCGGCCATCGCCGTGCTGATCTGGCTGGGCTCGGGCTTTTTCATCGTGCAGGAGGGCCAGCAGGCCGTCATCACGCAGTTCGGCAAGTACCACTCCACGGTGGGCGCGGGCTTCAACTGGCGCCTGCCCTGGCCGTTCCAGCGCCAGGAGACCGTGCGCGTGACGCAGATCCGCTCGGTCGACGTGGGGCGCGACACGGTGATGAAGGCCACCGGCCTGCGCGAGTCGGCCATGCTCACGCGCGACGAAAACATCGTCGAGATCAAGTTCGCCGTGCAGTACCGCCTGAACGACGCGCGCGAGTACCTGTTCGAAAGCAAGAACCCCGACGACGCCGTGGTGCAGGTGGCCGAAAGCGCCGTGCGCGAGGTGGTGGGCAAGATGACCATGGACAACGCCATGGCCGACGAGCGCGACCAGATCGCCCCGCGCGTGCGCGACCACATGCAGGCCATCCTGGACCGCTACAAGGTCGGCATCGAGGTGGTGGCCATCAACATGCAGCAGGGCGGCGTGCGTCCGCCCGAGCAGGTGCAGGCCGCGTTCGACGACGTGCTCAAGGCCACGCAGGAGCGCGAGCGCGTCAAGAACGAGGCGCAGGCCTACGCCAACGACGTGGTGCCGCGCGCCGTGGGTACCGCCGCGCGCCTGAAGGAAGAGTCCATGGGCTACAAGGCGCGCGTGGTGGCGCAGGCGCAGGGCGACGCGCAGCGCTTTTCGTCCGTGCTGACCGAGTACCGCAAGGCGCCGCAGGTCACGCGCGAGCGCATGTACATCGACGCGATGCAGCAGATCTACGGCGGCGTCAACAAGATCCTGGTGGACAGCCGCGCCGGCGGCAACCTGCTGTACCTGCCGCTGGACAAGCTGATGCAGGCCGCCGGCAGCCCCGCGCCCAGCGCGCCCGCCAGCGGCAGCGCGCCGGCGTCCGGCAGCGCGCCCGCCGGCACGCCGGCCCCCGCCACCGACTCCCGCAGCCAGGACAACGGCCGCAGCCGCGACAACGCGCGCAGCCGTCCGGCGGATTTCCGCTGATTTTCACGCCCCCATCCCATGAACAAGATCGGATTCTTCGGCGTTGCCCTTCTCATCGTCCTGGGCCTGCTCGGCTCCATGCTGTTCGTGGTCGACCAGCGCCAGTTCGGCGTGGTCTACCAGCTGGGCCAGATCAAGGACGTGATCACCCAGCCGGGCCTGAACTTCAAGTGGCCGGCGCCGTTCCAGAACGTCAGCTACATCGACAAGCGCCTGCTCACGCTCGACAGCATGGACACCGAGCCGCTGCTGACGGCCGAGAAGCAGCGCGTGGTCATCGACTGGTACGTGCGCTGGCGCATCTCCGACCCGCAGGCCTACATCCGCAACGTGGGGCTGGACGAAAGCGCCGGCGCCACGCAGCTCAACCGCGTGGTGCGCAACGCCTTCCAGGAAGAGATCAACCGCCGCACCGTGGGCGAGCTGATCGCCTCCCAGCGCGACAGCCTGATGAGCGACGTCAAGCGCGAGGTGACCGCCGCCGTCAAGGGCGCCAAGCCCTGGGGCATCGACATCGTCGACGTGCGCATCACGCGCGCCGACTACGTGGCCTCGATCACCGAGTCGGTCTACCGCCGCATGGAGGCCGAGCGCCAGCGCGTGGCCAACGAGCTGCGCTCCACCGGCGCGGCCGAGGGCGAGCAGATCCGCGCCGACGCCGACCGCCAGCGCGAGGTGACGGTGGCCAACGCCGCGCGCGACGCCGAGAAGGTGCGCGGCGAGGGCGACGCCCAGGCCAACGCCATCTACGGCGAGGCCTTCGGCAAGGACCCGCAGTTCGCCGAGTTCTACCGCAGCCTGGACGCCTACAAGGCCAGCATCGGCAAGAAGGGCGACCTGCTGGTGGTCGACCCGGCCTCGTCGGACTTCTTCAAGGCCCTGCGCCAGGCGCCGGCGACGGCGGGCGCGCGCTGACGGGCGAGGCGAGGGCGTCATGAGCGGCGAGACCCTGCTGACGGCCGTGGGCCTGGTCTTCATCCTCGAAGGCCTGCTGCCCCTGGTGGCGCCCGCCGCCTGGCGGCGCGCCTTCACGCAGCTGCTGCAGCTGCACGACGGGCAGATCCGCTTTGTCGGCCTGCTGGCGCTGCTGGCCGGCCTGCTGCTGCTGATCCTGAACGCCGATTGACCCGGCGCCGGCCCGGCTGCCACGCCCGGGCCTTCGACCCCACGCCCGCGAGCGCGACAGGCGCCCGGTAGAATCCTGTTTTCAACAGCGCCGCCAAGGCCTTGCCATGTCCGCCTGGCTCCTGCCGGATCACATTGCCGACGTTCTGCCCTCCGAGGCCCGGCACATCGAAGAACTCCGTCGCGCGCTGCTCGATACCGCGCGCGGCTATGGCTATGAGCTGGTGATCCCGCCGCTCATCGAGCACCTCGAATCCCTGCTCACCGGCACCGGCGAGGCGCTGAGCCTGCAGACCTTCAAGCTGGTCGACCAACTCTCGGGCCGCACCCTGGGCCTGCGCGCCGACACCACGCCGCAGGTGGCGCGCATCGACGCCCACCTGCTGGGGCGCGGCGCCGTCACCCGCCTGTGCTATTGCGGCCCGGTGCTGCACACTCGCCCCGAGCGGGCGCACGCCACGCGCGAGCCGCTGCAGCTGGGCGCCGAGATCTACGGCTACGCCGGCCGCGAGGCCGACCTGGAAGTGCTGCGCCTGGCGCTGGACTGCCTGGGCGCTGCGTCCGTCCAGGGCCTGAACGTGGACCTGGCCGACGCGCGCATCGTGCGCGCCCTGCTGGCCGGCGTGAGCGACGAGGCCGCGCGCGCCGACATCCACCGCGCGCTGGCCAGCAAGGACGCCAGCGCCCTGGCCCAGGCCAGCGCTGGCCTGGCGCCGGCGGTGCGCCAGAGCCTGCTGGCCCTGGTGCAGCTGTACGGCGACGCCACCGTGCTCGATGAGGCCGAAAAAATCCTGCAGCCCTTGCCCGACGTGCGCGCCGCGCTATCGGACTTGAAGTGGCTGGCGGAGCGCCTGGAGGGCGTGCGCATCGGCTTCGACCTGGCCGACGCGCGCGGCTGGGGCTACTACAGCGGCATGCGGTTCTCGGTCTACGCCAAAGGTGCGGGCGACGCGCTGCTGCGCGGCGGGCGCTACGACGGCGTGGGCGCGGTGTTCGGCCACAAGCGCGACCGCGACCGGCCCGCCGTGGGCTTCAGCCTGGACCTCAAGCAGCTGGTGCGCGCCGTGCCGCCGCAGCCGCTGCGCGCCGCCATCCGCGCGCCCTGGGGCGACGCGCCGGGCCTGGCCGCCGCCGTGGCCGCGCTGCGCCGCGAAGGCGAGACGGTGGTGCGCGTGCTGCCGGGCGAGGACGGCGAGCTGGACGAATTTCACTGCGACCGCGAGCTGGTGCCGCATGGCGAGCGCTGGGCCGTGGTGTCCCTGTAAACGGTTTTTGTTTTTGGAGCGATAGGCAATGAGCGTGACAAGCGGACGCAACGTGGTCGTGGTCGGCACCCAGTGGGGCGACGAGGGCAAGGGCAAGCTGGTGGACTGGCTGACCGAGAGCGCGCAGGGCGTGGTGCGCTTCCAGGGCGGGCACAACGCCGGCCACACCCTGGTTATCAACGGCGTCAAGACGGCGCTGCACCTGATCCCCAGCGGCATCATGCGCCCGGGCGTGACCTGCTACATCGGCAACGGCGTGGTGCTGTCGGTGGCCAAGCTGATCGAGGAAATCGAAAACCTTGAAAAGGCCGGCGTCGAGGTGCGCTCGCGCCTGCGCATCAGCGAGGCCTGCCCGCTGATCCTGCCCTTTCACGCCGCGCTGGACGTGGCGCGCGAGGCCTTCCGCGAGCAGGGCGGGCTGGAAAAAATCGGCACCACCGGCCGCGGCATCGGCCCGGCGTACGAGGACAAGATCGCTCGCCGCGCCCTGCGCGTGCAGGACTTACGCCACCCCGAGCGCTTTGCCCAAAAGCTGAAGGTGCTGCTCACCTTGCACAACCACGTGCTGACGCAGCTGCTGAACGCCCCGGCCGTCGACTACCAGACGGTGTACGACGAGGCCATGCGCCACGCCGAATTCATCCGCCCCATGATCGCCGACGTCTCGCGCGAGCTGAACGAGGCCAACCAGCGCGGCGCCAACCTGCTGTTCGAGGGCGCGCAGGGCACGCTGCTGGACGTCGACCACGGCACCTACCCCTACGTCACCTCCAGCAACTGCGTGGCCGGCAACGCCGCCGCCGGCTCGGGCGTCGGCCCCGGCCTGCTGCACTACGTGCTGGGCATCACCAAGGCCTACTGCACGCGCGTGGGCGGTGGGCCTTTCCCGACCGAGCTGGACTGGAAGACGCCCGGCACCGTCGGCCACCACCTGTCCACCGTCGGCGCCGAGATGGGCGTCACCACCGGGCGGCCGCGCCGCTGCGGCTGGTTCGACGCCGCGCTGCTCAAGCGCAGCGCCCAGGTCAACGGCCTGTCGGGCCTGTGCATCACCAAGCTGGACGTGCTGGACGGCCTGCAGGAGCTGAAGCTGTGCACCGGCTACGAGCTGGACGGCGAGCACATCGACCTGCTGCCGCTGGGCGCCGACGAGATCGAGCGCTGCAAGCCCATCTACGAAACCATGGAAGGCTGGAGCGAAAGCACCGTGGGCGCGACCGACTACGAGCAGCTGCCCGTGGCCGCGCGCCTGTACCTGCAGCGCATCGAGCACGTCACCGGCGTGCCGATCCACCTGGTGTCCACCAGCCCCGACCGCGAGCACACCATCATGGTGCGCCACCCCTTCCTGGCCGATTGAGATTTTCAAGCCAGATCGGCCTCTGGCCGGCGTTACACCTGCGCAACCAGCTATCAATCGAGGAGTTACCGGCATGTTGACCGAAGACGGCAAGCACCTGTACGTGAGCTACGACGAATACCACGACCTGATCGAAAAGCTCGCGATCAAGGTGCACCAGTCGGGCTGGCGCTTCGACACCATCCTGTGCCTGGCGCGCGGCGGCATGCGCCCGGGCGACGTGCTCTCGCGCATCTTCGACGTGCCGCTGGCCATCATGTCCACCAGCTCGTACCGCGCCGAGGAAGGCACGGTGCAGGGCCACCTGGACATCGCCCACTACATCACCACGCCGCAGGGCCAGATCGCCGGCAAGGTGCTGCTGGTCGACGACCTGGCCGACACCGGCGTGACGCTGAACGCGGTGGTCGAGCGCCTGCGCACCAACTACCAGCCCATCACCGAGCTGCGCACCGCCGTCCTCTGGACCAAGGGCACGTCCAACTTCCAGGCCGACTACTCGGTTGAGCACCTGCCCACCAACCCCTGGATCCACCAGCCCTTCGAGGGCTACGACGGCATGTCGCCGGAGCGATTGCTGGCCAAGTGGAAGGTTTGAGCCACTGCACTACCATCGGTGCATGACCGACCCGACCACCCAGCTGATCCACCACCCCTACCAGCCGCCCGCCGGCTTCGACGCACCGCTGCCGGCGGTGCACAAGGCCTCCACGGTCTTCTTTCCCAACGTCGCGGCCATGCGCACGCGCGACTGGAAGGACAAGAGCGCCTACACCTACGGCCTGCACGGCACGCCCAGTACCTTCACGCTCGAGGAGCGCATCGCCACGCTGGAGCACGGCCAATATTGCGTGCTGCTGCCCAGCGGCCTGGCGGCGGTGGCCTGCGCCTCGCTGGCGCTGCTCAAGTCCGGCGACGAGGTGCTGGTGCCCGACAACGCCTACGGCCCCAACAAGGCGCTGACCGAGGGCGAGCTGGCGGCCTGGGGCATCACGCACCAGTACTACGACCCCATGAGCGTGGCCGACCTGGCCGCGCGCATCAACGAGCGCACGCGCTTGGTGTGGCTGGAGGCCGCCGGCTCCATCACGCTGGAGTTTCCCGACCTGATCGAGCAGGTGCGCCTGTGCCGCGCGCGCGGCGTGACCTGCGTGCTGGACAACACCTGGGGCGCGGGCCTGGCTTTCAACCCGTTCGACCTGGACGGCCAGGGCCTGGGCGTTCACGTCTCGGTGCACGCCCTCACCAAATACCCCAGCGGCGGCGGCGACGTGCTGATGGGCAGCGTGAGCACGCGCGACGAGGCGCTGCACCGCCGCATCCTGCTGACGCACATGCGCCTGGGCTTCGGCGTCAGCGCCGGCGACACCGAGACGCTGCTGCGCGCGCTGCCCAGCATCGCCCTGCGCTACCACGCGCAGGACCAGGCGGCGCGCCAGCTGGCGCGCTGGTGCGCGCAGCAGCCGGCGTTTGCCCAGGTGCTGCACCCGGCGCTGACCGGCAGCCCCGGCCACGCCCACTGGCAGCAGGTGTGCGGCGCGGCCGACGCGCTCGGCGGCGGCGCCGCGGCCGGCCTGTTCAGCGTGATGGTGCATGAGCGCTACAGCCAGGCGCAGGTCGACGCCTTTTGCGACGGCCTGCGCCTGTTCAGGCTGGGCTACAGCTGGGGCGGGCCGATCAGCCTGGTCGTGCCCTACGACCTGGCCGCCATCCGCGCCCACGGCTGGCCGGCGCACCTGGCGCGTGGCACGGTGGTGCGCTTTTCCACCGGCCTGGAGGCGGTGGCCGACCTGCAGGCCGACTTGGCGCAGGCCATGGCGCGAGCCTTGGGCTGATGCCAGCAGCGGGGAATCAAATACCGAACGCAGAGGGCGCAAAGAAAACGCAAAAGACGCAAAAAAATCAACGAACCCGTTGACACCCACCAATCAACGGTGAACGTGCGCGCAGCGGATTTCTGGTGTTTTTTTGCAGTGGCCACGGCATCTGCGCCTGGACAAGTCCAGTACAGGGGCTTGATGGTGGTGTCGCAGTCCAATTCCAGATTCGTTGTTGACTTGGCGTTTTGGATGCTGCTGGTGGCAGGGAACTTGCTACGCCACCGAACGATCTGCGATTTCCGGGCTTTCCATCTCAAGGCGAGGCTTCGCACATCGTCTTGGCGGCCGAACTGGACAACGTTGCACCGGATGCGAACTGGCTGCTGCCGATGATCCAGACGGTCAAGGACAACCTGGGCGAACTTCCCCAGCGCGCGGTCTGGCCGACGCCGGCTACCGCAGCGAAGGCAACCTGAAGAGCGCACCGATCGAGCCGGTGGTGGCACTGGGCCGTGAAGGCAAAGAGCACGCCCAAATCGGCGTCCCGCAGTACCCGCACACGGTGGCGATGGCAGCCAAGTTGCAGATCGACAACGTCACTGAAGGCGCTGCTGCAGACCGCACCAGCGCGCGATGAGTCCCCAGATGAATCGCCTGCCCCTTGACGGTCGAACCGCGCTCAGAGCAACGGCTTGACGCAGCCCAATGGCGAAGTCCTGACGGTTCTGCCGCGCAGACTCCCAGCCCAGCAATACGGCTTTCATGTTCAGGCCACCGGCGGGAAAGCGTGGGGGGCGCCTGCTTCAGGCTCGAGTTCGCAGTCCAGAGAGTTGACAATGCGTGCGACGCCGCAATAGAACGCACCGGTCGCGAGCAACTCCATCAGGTGCTTCTCTCCGAAGCGCTCCAGCAAGGCCTTCATGGTCGCAGCGCTCGCGCCGCTGGCGTGTGTCAGGTCGTCCGCGAGCTGCAGAACCAGAGATTGGTCGGCATCGAACAGTGCGCCATCGCGCCAATGCGGCAATGCGGCCAGCTGTGCCGGCGTGACGCCTTCTGCCAGTGCCATATGCGCGTGGTGGCCGTATTCGTACCTGGATTCGTGTCGGCAGGCGATCTGCACGATCAACAGCTCGCGCAGCCTGCGCGGGACTGACAGTTCGTTGCGAAGGCCGCGTGCGAATGGCGCCCATACCTTGGCGAGCGCCGGGGACCAAGCCATCATCCGCCAGACGTTCAGCACCGTGCCGCGCTGCTTCATCTTCTCGAAAACGTCCTTCAGTTCCGGGTCCACGGTATCTGTATCGACCATCTTCATGCGTGCCATGCTCTTGCTTCCTTCGATTTTGTATCCGTGAAATCATGCGATCGGTCGATCCAGGTCGATTGATCAACGGTTCCATCGAATTGATCTTCCGTTTCATATTCGGCCAACCCGCCGGGATCGGATGAAGCTGGTGCTGAAGCTGGCACGGAACCAATGCGCAAAGGCACTAGCAGAGGAAAAACCGAGCATCGAGGCTGCGTCTTCCAGCGAATGGTCACTGTCACTGCACAGCTTCAGAGCCAGCTCGCGGCGGACGGAATCCAGCACCGACTTGAATGGCTCGCCCTCCAGGCTCAGCTGCCGGTGCAAGGTCTGCCGACTGACACCCAGGTGCTGCGCCACCCTGTCGACCGTGCAACGGCCGTTGCCCAACAACGCCGCGATCAAGTGGCGCACGGTTTCCCGTCGCGCAGGCTTGCGTTGGCTGAGCGCAGTGTCGAGAAAGCGGCGCGCGAAACTGGCAAGCCCGGGCTGCGGCGGAGTCAGCTCCCGGGTCATGTCGCTTGCCGAGCAGACGATGCCGTTGAAAGCGCTGTTGAACTCGATATCCTTGCCAAGGAAAGACCTGTGAAAGCGCAAGTCGTGAGGCGGCCGATGGGTGAAGCAAACCAGGCAAGGCTGCCATCCGGGGCCCAGGATGTCGCGTAGCATCTGAAACATCACGCCAACCGTCAGCTCCATCGCCTGGCGCGTCGGAATCGACTTGCCC from Burkholderiaceae bacterium includes these protein-coding regions:
- the hfq gene encoding RNA chaperone Hfq, which produces MSNKGQLLQDPFLNTLRREHIPVSIYLVNGIKLQGQVESFDQYVVLLRNTVTQMVYKHAISTIVPGRAVNFSTAAETAESEQ
- the hflX gene encoding GTPase HflX: MGVDLGAPHFDRDLVELGLLAETAGMQPVARLTCKRPAPDAALFVGSGKADEIRLLAAAEGAQEVLFDQALSPVQQRNLERAIGLPVNDRTLLILEIFAQRARSHEGKLQVELARLQYLSTRLVRRWSHLERQQGGIGGRGGPGETQIELDRRMIGEAIKRTKERLIKVKRQRQTQRRQRERRQTFNISLVGYTNAGKSSLFNALVKARAYAADQLFATLDTTTRQLYLGEAAGSASLSDTVGFIRDLPHGLVEAFEATLQEAADADVLLHVVDAANPAFPEQMAEVQRVLHEIGAQDVPQLVVFNKLDALPPGQRPAALQDAMDVAGQPLARFFVSARTGEGLGPLREELARRVQAAVQARKTAPEGGAHAIGHNGWMNSREIDE
- the hflK gene encoding FtsH protease activity modulator HflK, whose protein sequence is MKPRFNALRPAGWPGRIRGMFNLNDPQWGRGDGPANADEPARPDDRRASPTPPPPPPQPPRGNGSNQGPPDLDELWRDFNRKLGGLLGGRGGNGGGGGGNRRGGTGGGGDFQPDMKNAGLGIGVIAAIAVLIWLGSGFFIVQEGQQAVITQFGKYHSTVGAGFNWRLPWPFQRQETVRVTQIRSVDVGRDTVMKATGLRESAMLTRDENIVEIKFAVQYRLNDAREYLFESKNPDDAVVQVAESAVREVVGKMTMDNAMADERDQIAPRVRDHMQAILDRYKVGIEVVAINMQQGGVRPPEQVQAAFDDVLKATQERERVKNEAQAYANDVVPRAVGTAARLKEESMGYKARVVAQAQGDAQRFSSVLTEYRKAPQVTRERMYIDAMQQIYGGVNKILVDSRAGGNLLYLPLDKLMQAAGSPAPSAPASGSAPASGSAPAGTPAPATDSRSQDNGRSRDNARSRPADFR
- a CDS encoding protease modulator HflC, which gives rise to MNKIGFFGVALLIVLGLLGSMLFVVDQRQFGVVYQLGQIKDVITQPGLNFKWPAPFQNVSYIDKRLLTLDSMDTEPLLTAEKQRVVIDWYVRWRISDPQAYIRNVGLDESAGATQLNRVVRNAFQEEINRRTVGELIASQRDSLMSDVKREVTAAVKGAKPWGIDIVDVRITRADYVASITESVYRRMEAERQRVANELRSTGAAEGEQIRADADRQREVTVANAARDAEKVRGEGDAQANAIYGEAFGKDPQFAEFYRSLDAYKASIGKKGDLLVVDPASSDFFKALRQAPATAGAR
- a CDS encoding DUF2065 domain-containing protein, with the protein product MSGETLLTAVGLVFILEGLLPLVAPAAWRRAFTQLLQLHDGQIRFVGLLALLAGLLLLILNAD
- a CDS encoding ATP phosphoribosyltransferase regulatory subunit; this encodes MSAWLLPDHIADVLPSEARHIEELRRALLDTARGYGYELVIPPLIEHLESLLTGTGEALSLQTFKLVDQLSGRTLGLRADTTPQVARIDAHLLGRGAVTRLCYCGPVLHTRPERAHATREPLQLGAEIYGYAGREADLEVLRLALDCLGAASVQGLNVDLADARIVRALLAGVSDEAARADIHRALASKDASALAQASAGLAPAVRQSLLALVQLYGDATVLDEAEKILQPLPDVRAALSDLKWLAERLEGVRIGFDLADARGWGYYSGMRFSVYAKGAGDALLRGGRYDGVGAVFGHKRDRDRPAVGFSLDLKQLVRAVPPQPLRAAIRAPWGDAPGLAAAVAALRREGETVVRVLPGEDGELDEFHCDRELVPHGERWAVVSL
- a CDS encoding adenylosuccinate synthase, with the translated sequence MSVTSGRNVVVVGTQWGDEGKGKLVDWLTESAQGVVRFQGGHNAGHTLVINGVKTALHLIPSGIMRPGVTCYIGNGVVLSVAKLIEEIENLEKAGVEVRSRLRISEACPLILPFHAALDVAREAFREQGGLEKIGTTGRGIGPAYEDKIARRALRVQDLRHPERFAQKLKVLLTLHNHVLTQLLNAPAVDYQTVYDEAMRHAEFIRPMIADVSRELNEANQRGANLLFEGAQGTLLDVDHGTYPYVTSSNCVAGNAAAGSGVGPGLLHYVLGITKAYCTRVGGGPFPTELDWKTPGTVGHHLSTVGAEMGVTTGRPRRCGWFDAALLKRSAQVNGLSGLCITKLDVLDGLQELKLCTGYELDGEHIDLLPLGADEIERCKPIYETMEGWSESTVGATDYEQLPVAARLYLQRIEHVTGVPIHLVSTSPDREHTIMVRHPFLAD
- a CDS encoding phosphoribosyltransferase — encoded protein: MLTEDGKHLYVSYDEYHDLIEKLAIKVHQSGWRFDTILCLARGGMRPGDVLSRIFDVPLAIMSTSSYRAEEGTVQGHLDIAHYITTPQGQIAGKVLLVDDLADTGVTLNAVVERLRTNYQPITELRTAVLWTKGTSNFQADYSVEHLPTNPWIHQPFEGYDGMSPERLLAKWKV
- a CDS encoding PLP-dependent transferase, with the protein product MTDPTTQLIHHPYQPPAGFDAPLPAVHKASTVFFPNVAAMRTRDWKDKSAYTYGLHGTPSTFTLEERIATLEHGQYCVLLPSGLAAVACASLALLKSGDEVLVPDNAYGPNKALTEGELAAWGITHQYYDPMSVADLAARINERTRLVWLEAAGSITLEFPDLIEQVRLCRARGVTCVLDNTWGAGLAFNPFDLDGQGLGVHVSVHALTKYPSGGGDVLMGSVSTRDEALHRRILLTHMRLGFGVSAGDTETLLRALPSIALRYHAQDQAARQLARWCAQQPAFAQVLHPALTGSPGHAHWQQVCGAADALGGGAAAGLFSVMVHERYSQAQVDAFCDGLRLFRLGYSWGGPISLVVPYDLAAIRAHGWPAHLARGTVVRFSTGLEAVADLQADLAQAMARALG
- a CDS encoding carboxymuconolactone decarboxylase family protein, with amino-acid sequence MARMKMVDTDTVDPELKDVFEKMKQRGTVLNVWRMMAWSPALAKVWAPFARGLRNELSVPRRLRELLIVQIACRHESRYEYGHHAHMALAEGVTPAQLAALPHWRDGALFDADQSLVLQLADDLTHASGASAATMKALLERFGEKHLMELLATGAFYCGVARIVNSLDCELEPEAGAPHAFPPVA
- a CDS encoding AraC family transcriptional regulator ligand-binding domain-containing protein, coding for MTQTSHLIRSASLTGFTDLAQSAGLDPFAMMRKAGLPRRCLDDNETLIGMEAVCRLLDLCAQASEMEAFGLKLASRRHIWELGPVSLVIKQESTALKALKTLLSYNRVLNDALLALVDEEDDVVVIREELMLGKSIPTRQAMELTVGVMFQMLRDILGPGWQPCLVCFTHRPPHDLRFHRSFLGKDIEFNSAFNGIVCSASDMTRELTPPQPGLASFARRFLDTALSQRKPARRETVRHLIAALLGNGRCTVDRVAQHLGVSRQTLHRQLSLEGEPFKSVLDSVRRELALKLCSDSDHSLEDAASMLGFSSASAFAHWFRASFSTSFIRSRRVGRI